One window of Stigmatopora nigra isolate UIUO_SnigA chromosome 14, RoL_Snig_1.1, whole genome shotgun sequence genomic DNA carries:
- the zdhhc24 gene encoding putative palmitoyltransferase ZDHHC24 — MTSYAARVFHKVEKTCYHLPVILNTFLVFSITAEVSYLVLLEAPLSAELKKTEWSSRWKSLHLLAQYFMLCNICWNAVLFVRTSPSIKGVFLGGDGVGQGWRYCYACETHTPSRCSHCYDCKVCVLRRDHHCVFFGQCVGFRNYRYFLSCLLFMWSGLLYATLMNAEVFIVILKEGVTVHSVLLLLLPWIMLVSGQVSARAFTFAFIADTCVVGLLLVSAFFFFHLFLLFRGQTTREWYSSRRPYSLGLVGNLHHTLGSRWYLCWICPLIPSPLPGDGINFQMTGSVEQKQE, encoded by the exons ATGACGAGCTACGCCGCCCGAGTGTTTCACAAAGTGGAAAAGACGTGCTATCACCTCCCAGTAATCCTCAACACTTTCCTGGTATTTTCCATCACCGCAGAGGTGAGCTACCTCGTATTACTCGAGGCTCCGTTGTCGGCGGAGCTGAAAAAGACGGAATGGTCCTCGCGGTGGAAATCCCTGCACCTGCTAGCCCAATACTTTATGCTTTGCAACATTTGCTGGAACGCCGTGCTTTTTGTCAGAACCAGCCCGAGCATCAAGGGTGTTTTCCTGGGAGGAGACGGCGTGGGACAGGGTTGGAG GTACTGCTATGCATGTGAAACGCACACTCCTTCACGCTGCTCCCACTGCTACGATTGCAAAGTGTGCGTGCTGAGGCGGGACCACCACTGTGTTTTCTTCGGGCAGTGTGTAGGATTCCGTAACTACCGTTACTTCCTGAGCTGCTTGCTCTTCATGTGGTCGGGTCTCCTTTACGCCACACTGATGAATGCTGAggtctttattgtcattttaaaagaagGTGTGACAGTGCACAGTGTTCTGCTGCTCTTGCTACCCTGGATCATGCTGGTTTCAG GCCAGGTCTCGGCACGTGCCTTCACCTTTGCATTTATTGCTGACACTTGTGTCGTGGGCCTCCTGTTGGTTTccgcctttttcttcttccatctcTTTCTACTTTTCCGAGGACAAACCACAAGGGAGTGGTACTCGTCTCGCCGCCCTTACAGCCTGGGACTTGTGGGCAATTTGCATCACACCCTTGGGAGTCGCTGGTACCTGTGCTGGATCTGTCCACTTATCCCGTCACCTCTACCTGGTGATGGGATAAACTTCCAGATGACCGGCTCTGTTGAGCAAAAACAAGAATGA
- the LOC144207694 gene encoding uncharacterized protein LOC144207694 isoform X1, protein MKISKEIEGQISQLDKHQSHLHLQNTDMMNLVDAANDKMTVLPSEKEENESNLIKEENEKLLAKVRRLQVQREQDKRSLSEFSIALKNIEVEAFQQKEEFIQQNNLQLKQAEETVEEYSNIIKDLRLANQELRSQLEDREGEALLATSIDSVGENEASHIPEMTFAEEIMLLVSPVEIKSTTEYMSIKEDTKAEELSSPPSNQPTNRCTVTNKFSRWKMYVVYMAIISILVILATVAHVRNLDFLSFYKLWRSVCGMLQPYFSVHYGALPPI, encoded by the exons ATGAAAATAT CAAAGGAGATAGAAGGACAAATATCTCAACTTGACAAACATCAGAGTCACCTGCATCTTCAAAACACTGACATGATGAACTTAGTCGATGCAGCAAATGATAAGATGACCGTGTTACCATCAGAAAAAgaa GAGAATGAAAGCAATTTGATAAaggaagaaaatgagaaattaCTTGCAAAG GTTCGGAGGCTTCAGGTGCAAAGAGAGCAAGACAAGAGGAGCTTAAGCGAGTTCAGTATTGCGCTTAAAAACATTGAG GTGGAAGCTTTTCAGCAAAAGGAGGAATTCATTCAACAG AATAACTTGCAATTAAAGCAAGCAGAGGAAACAGTAGAAGAATATTCCAACATCATCAAG GATCTCAGGCTGGCAAACCAAGAGCTAAGAAGTCAGTTAGAGGACCGAGAAGGTGAAGCTTTGCT AGCTACTTCCATTGATTCAGTGGGAGAAAATGAAGCATCACATATTCCTGAGATGACCTTTGCTGAGGAAATCATGCTTCTTGTTTCCCcagttgaaataaaaagcacCACAGAGTATATGAGTATTAAG GAGGACACAAAGGCTGAAGAATTGAGCAGTCCTCCAAGCAACCAACCAACAAACAG GTGCACAGTAACCAACAAGTTCTCCAGGTGGAAAATGTATGTGGTCTACATGGCTATTATCAGCATTTTGGTCATTCTGGCAACGGTGGCTCATGTAAGAAATTTAgactttctttcattttacaaacTTTGGAGAAGTGTGTGTGGGATGTTGCAACCCTACTTTAGTGTGCACTATGGAGCCTTACCCcctatttga
- the LOC144207510 gene encoding uncharacterized protein LOC144207510, which yields MQIYCTQRGFPAFVPSHPQSDLNLSGLCKSAPMAASENLLSLWNLNANTHKNLSRNIHKRSLPKPNASKYDHGSRTGFQTIQTTHLRKRWLELKDREHAAQQCNRELLQQFDRAQDALRDMIAATAAMKTLRMEYDLFLEENSTDRLQELGEKTQVYYKQCLKLDLQRKEAQVSKSIGPVDISLSTMASDADDAARSQKSSQLSLELDFKPVRLPTKYGDNGDSSTSRESRKVTSEKRKKKRNNLQKDKSSSQESLRISSADPNSKRNESLYKEKIEGHLTGSPLTIKNKIGKTPKSNSTSDSPNSQSEQEVAKSPFNNSPSPSESTKGEDDEDKDAETQEKSHEKDESDFMDDNEAEDTSPEDEDDNEDNVEEEEETNERDSDDIIVSHPQNKPRVHFTPQESFQDNDSQAGKSDENSSDDVESLLAPQPQKTIQK from the exons ATGCAAATCTACTGCACTCAAAGAGGATTTCCTGCCTTTGTTCCCTCCCACCCACAAAGTGACCTTAATCTCAGTGGCCTTTGCAAATCTGCTCCCATGGCTGCGTCGGAGAATTTACTGTCACTTTGGAATCTAAATGCAAACACTCATAAAAATCTGAGCAGAAATATTCACAAAAGAAG TCTCCCAAAGCCAAATGCATCGAAATATGACCACGGCTCTCGTACAGGATTCCAAACGAT TCAAACAACACATCTGCGAAAACGCTGGCTGGAGCTGAAGGACCGAGAGCACGCCGCCCAGCAGTGTAACCGAGAACTTCTGCAGCAGTTTGACAGAGCCCAAGACGCACTGAGAGACATGATAGCCGCCACGGCTGCTATGAAGACTCTTCGG ATGGAGTACGACCTATTTCTAGAGGAGAACTCTACCGACCGACTACAAGAACTGGGAGAGAAAACACAAGTTTATTACAAACAG TGTTTAAAGCTGGATTTGCAAAGAAAGGAAGCACAAGTGTCCAAATCCATTGGACCAGTAGACATCTCATTGTCCACAATGGCATCAGATGCAGATGATGCTGCAAGAAGCCAAAAAAGCAGCCAATTATCCCTGGAGTTGGATTTTAAACCAG TCCGTCTGCCCACCAAATATGGCGACAATGGAGACAGCAGCACTAGCAGAGAGTCTAGAAAAGTGACGAgtgagaagaggaagaagaaaagaaacaacctacaaaaagacaaaagcagCTCCCAAGA ATCATTGAGAATTTCATCCGCAGATCCAAATTCTAAAAGAAACGAGTCATTGTACAAAGAGAAAATTGAGGGACATCTTACTGGATCCCCACTGACCATCAAgaataaaataggaaaaaccCCAAAGAGCAATTCTACCAGTGATTCCCCAAATTCCCAAAGTGAACAAGAAGTGGCTAAAAGTCCTTTCAACAATTCTCCTTCCCCGTCTGAGTCAACAAAAGGTGAAGATGATGAGGATAAGGATGCTGAGACACAAGAGAAAAGTCATGAAAAAGATGAGAGCGACTTTATGGATGACAATGAGGCAGAAGATACATCACCAGAA GATGAAGACGACAATGAGGACAAtgtggaagaagaggaggaaacaAATGAGAGAGACTCAGATGACATCATCGTCTCACATCCACAGAACAA ACCCAGGGTGCACTTCACTCCACAAGAAAGTTTTCAAGACAACGACAGCCAGGCAGGAAAATCGGATGAAAACTCAAGTGACGACGTGGAGAGTCTCCTTGCACCTCAACCTCAAAAAACGATACAAAAGTGA
- the LOC144207694 gene encoding uncharacterized protein LOC144207694 isoform X2: MTAKEIEGQISQLDKHQSHLHLQNTDMMNLVDAANDKMTVLPSEKEENESNLIKEENEKLLAKVRRLQVQREQDKRSLSEFSIALKNIEVEAFQQKEEFIQQNNLQLKQAEETVEEYSNIIKDLRLANQELRSQLEDREGEALLATSIDSVGENEASHIPEMTFAEEIMLLVSPVEIKSTTEYMSIKEDTKAEELSSPPSNQPTNRCTVTNKFSRWKMYVVYMAIISILVILATVAHVRNLDFLSFYKLWRSVCGMLQPYFSVHYGALPPI, from the exons AT GACAGCAAAGGAGATAGAAGGACAAATATCTCAACTTGACAAACATCAGAGTCACCTGCATCTTCAAAACACTGACATGATGAACTTAGTCGATGCAGCAAATGATAAGATGACCGTGTTACCATCAGAAAAAgaa GAGAATGAAAGCAATTTGATAAaggaagaaaatgagaaattaCTTGCAAAG GTTCGGAGGCTTCAGGTGCAAAGAGAGCAAGACAAGAGGAGCTTAAGCGAGTTCAGTATTGCGCTTAAAAACATTGAG GTGGAAGCTTTTCAGCAAAAGGAGGAATTCATTCAACAG AATAACTTGCAATTAAAGCAAGCAGAGGAAACAGTAGAAGAATATTCCAACATCATCAAG GATCTCAGGCTGGCAAACCAAGAGCTAAGAAGTCAGTTAGAGGACCGAGAAGGTGAAGCTTTGCT AGCTACTTCCATTGATTCAGTGGGAGAAAATGAAGCATCACATATTCCTGAGATGACCTTTGCTGAGGAAATCATGCTTCTTGTTTCCCcagttgaaataaaaagcacCACAGAGTATATGAGTATTAAG GAGGACACAAAGGCTGAAGAATTGAGCAGTCCTCCAAGCAACCAACCAACAAACAG GTGCACAGTAACCAACAAGTTCTCCAGGTGGAAAATGTATGTGGTCTACATGGCTATTATCAGCATTTTGGTCATTCTGGCAACGGTGGCTCATGTAAGAAATTTAgactttctttcattttacaaacTTTGGAGAAGTGTGTGTGGGATGTTGCAACCCTACTTTAGTGTGCACTATGGAGCCTTACCCcctatttga